The Campylobacter sp. RM16189 DNA segment GAGCTTTGTTTTTGTATTGTTTAATGAAATTTTTTATATATATGCCAAAAATCCTAAAAAACATTTCGCTTATAAGTATCATATTGCAAAAGAGCTTTCAATAAAGCTCAAAGAAATGGATATTAAAAATGTTCAAGCCGATGAAAGATTAGCGCTTAGGCTTAAATTTTACGGAATCGAAAATGGTAAAACAAAACTTATAAATTTAGATTTAAAAGATAATTATGCTAATATAACCATAGAAAAATTTGGTAAACCTATTGCTAAATTTAAACTCTCTCAGGAATATATATGAAAAAAGCCTTTACTATGCTTGAGCTAGTTGTTGTTATCGTTGTTATAGGAATTTTAGCCGCGATGGCTATACCAAGACTTGAGCGCGATAACCTTGCCGAAGCTGTTGATCAAATAATCTCTCATATAAGATACACTCAACATCTTGCTATGCAGGATAATAAATTCGATCCGGCCGTGGATAAATGGTTTAAAAGAAGATGGACTCTCTCTTTTAATACAGGCGGTTTTTGTGGCAGTAAAAATACTGACTGGACATATAGTGTTTATTTTGATGGCGTAGGAAAATTTACAGGAAATTTAAATAGCATAGATGAGGTCGCTAGAGATCCTCAAGATCCGTCAAAAATCATGAGTGCCGGTTGGGATAGCGGCTCTTTGGGAGGCGGTTGCCAAAATGCTAGCAATAAATATAATATAACAAAAAAATTTGGAATAACTAATATTGATTTTTCAAATGGTTGCGGTGCTGCCAATACAACATCTATATCGTTTGATGAATTTGGGCGTCCGATGCAAAAAGCCAGCACTACCGGCACCACAGGCGGAGCACAAAGGGGATATGATAGGATATTGGTTTCAGGCAATAATTGCTTTATTTCTATAAGTACTGCTGACAGAAATGCTACTATATATATCTCTCCTGAAACCGGTTTTGCTAGGGTCTCATACTGATTAAGATAAAATTATTTCTGTGGTGTATGTTTTTTAACCTCCCTTTAAGCTTCTCTCTTATATAATTCCAGCTCACGAATTAAGAAACCACCTTTAACTTCTTCTTTCAAGTTAATAAAGCTTTTTCTTTTTAATCGTCAT contains these protein-coding regions:
- a CDS encoding prepilin-type N-terminal cleavage/methylation domain-containing protein, whose amino-acid sequence is MKKAFTMLELVVVIVVIGILAAMAIPRLERDNLAEAVDQIISHIRYTQHLAMQDNKFDPAVDKWFKRRWTLSFNTGGFCGSKNTDWTYSVYFDGVGKFTGNLNSIDEVARDPQDPSKIMSAGWDSGSLGGGCQNASNKYNITKKFGITNIDFSNGCGAANTTSISFDEFGRPMQKASTTGTTGGAQRGYDRILVSGNNCFISISTADRNATIYISPETGFARVSY